The region gtgccctggggacagcggggacacACGGAGGAGGGACAGGAAAGCGTGACCGGCAGCGTGTGCCGGGAGGGAAACGCGGGGTCCGGCTCCCCCGGCCCCTTAAAGCCTCCGGTATCCGGCTGGGCTtggggctgggctggtggcCCGTGGCGGGGCTGGGTGGCCCTGGCAGGTGGCTCTGCCCCGGGAAGGGGAGGAGGCTGCCCGGCACTcccagccccgccggcagccccggccgccccgcgaTGCTCAGTCCCGGCTCAGCCTGGCAGCCGCGCAGGCACGGAGGGCACCCGGGTGAGTGTGacccccccttcccacccctccagctccccccttcccctccctggcccTACACCCCCTCCCCAACTCGGGGTCCCCCCCATGCTGCATCCCCTCCTGGGATAAACCCAGATTTTACCCTAAATCTCCCCAATTCAGCCTCCTCCTGGTTTAAACTGGTCTTGTAAGTCAGGAAGACAGGCGGGTCCGAGCCCATCGCCGTGGCCTCGTGGCTGCTcagccccttcctcctcctcactgctgggtttggggtgaccctttttttgggggaaggggGTCAGCTCTCTGTGcatggggcagagctgctggtgttGCAGGCACGGGGTGCTTGGGACCAGGGGGGGTCGGGGTGGACACCCTGGGGGACGACAGAGGTTTGTGAGGCCAGTGAGTCCCAAAGGATGGCACacgtgtccctgtgtccccatgtccccgtgtccccatgtccccatgtccccgtgtccctTCCTGTCCTGCTCCGAGGCCCCGGCGAGGCACGAGGGTGCAGAGGGCACCTGGGGGTCCAGGGTGGGCTGGCAAGAGGGAcaccgtgtcctggggtggggggggggtcagagGGGGTCTGGGATCCATGGGGAGAGAAATCCCCAGGGGGGATTAGGGCAGAAACCCCTCAGGGTGGGTCCATGGGGGTGCGTGGGAAGCTGTGCCCCCCTGCCAAGGTGGTCACGGCTCTTGGCCACTGGCTAGGACCAATGAGGAGAAAAGGGGGTCCCTGCCCATCCTGGGGGACCTGGCCCAGAGCGAGTGGGGTCGATGCATGGCAGGATCAGTCCTGGAGCTGTTATTTAGGATGGGGGACCCCAGACAGCCCCCCCAGGGTCCCTTGGGTGCTGGCTCTGCACCCTGCAGGGGTGCAGGACATGGGTGGTGCCCACTGTCCCCTACTCCCCTAAGGGAAGCAAGCTTTGAACTCGACTCTTCAGGCCCCCTGGGATAGCTGTGTCCCCCCattgtccccagccctggggaggagaggggggcaggcagctgcctcgAAGCTCCGGGGGCCTTTATCCCCTCTGTGGAAGGAGTGAaatttggggagggggctgccaggAATGCAAAGGGCTTGGATGCCCCCACTTCTACCCTCGCTGTGTGGCAGAGGAGGTGCTTCAAGGACCATTTTGGGGTCTGGCAGGACATCCCCAGCACCATccagaggtggtggagtcaccatctctggaggtgtttaagaaaagactggacatggcacttagtgccatggtctagttgccatggtggtgtcagggcaacagttggactcgatgatcccagagggctcttccaacctggttgatcctgtgattctgtgatcctgggGGCACCACCGCTGCGGGGGCAGCCTGGGCTGAGCATCCTCGTCCTTCCCCACAGGTTGGGCGAGGACATGGTGGAGGACAACCGGACGGAGACCTGGCACCGAAGCCTCCAGGCAGTGCTTAATGTCTTGAACCAGACGCTGCACGGGGCTGTCCTCTGCGCTACTGACCGCCCTGCCATCACCACCGCCGCCGCACGCAACGCCAGCACCCGCGTTGGCCGTCCCGGCCGCAACGACAACGCCTACATGTACATCCTCTTCGTCATGACGCTCTTCGCCGCCACGGTGGGAAGCCTCATCCTGGGCTACACCCGCTCCCGCAAAGTGGACAAGCGCAGCGACCCGTACCACGTCTACATCAAGAACAGGGTCTCCATGATCTGAGCCCGGCCCCGACGCCTTGTCCCCCAGGAGCCGGTGGGTTTGGGGTCACGTTGCTGCTGCGCATCCCGCTCCTTGTGGGATGGGGCAGCGCTGCTGGCCAGCCCGGCCCCAAAGCTGCTGGGAACCCCctccctggtgtccccatggAGACGTTCAGCCCCGGTGTGAGCACCACGGGGACATCCTGGCCAGGCTACAGCTCCCGtctgccaggagctggcaggcTGTGACCCACGGGCAGGTCCCAGTCCCTCAAATCCACCTCGGCTGAGCCCCGGGGGGACGGGGATGGCTGAGGCAGCTCCTTTCCCACCGTGGCCTGCCAAGGCTCACAGGGGTCTTCCAGAAGAAAAGTTCACCATTTGCCTGCTTGGACTGGCCAGCGTtgacctccatgggctgccagcagcaccgTGACCTGGGCTAGCGGGCTTTTCTGGTGCTAAAACCCTGTAATTTTTGAGCCGGGCTGGGCCCCACTTTTCTGGCGGGGAATTAAAGCAGGTGGTGGTTTCCAGTGCGGTCACGTTTGCTTCTTCTCCAAGCAAAGTCAGCGTTGGGGGTCATCCGTGGGGCACGTCTCCATGCCAGTGCCCTACCCTGGCTGCTGGAGTCCGAGGGATGCTATAAGGGCTGAACCTGCTGCTGAGGGAACATCAAGGTGTGTTTTGGTCGCACCTTGAATcccgtgtccagttctgggccccgcacttcaagaaagatgttgaggtgttggagcgagtgcagaggagggcgaccaagctggggaagggtctggagggtctgacctccgaggaacggctgagggagctgggggtgtttagcctggagaagaggaggctcagaggtgaccttagtgcagtctacaactacctgaagggaggttgcagtgaagtgggagtcggcctcttctcccaggcaaccagcgataggacaagaggacacagcctcaagcttggccaggagaggttcaggttggacattaggaagcatttcttctcagcaagggtcattaggcattggaaggggctgcccagggaggtggtggagtcaccatctctggatgtgtttaagaaaagcctggacatggcacttagtgccctggtctagttgccatggtggtgtcagggcaacggttggactcgatgatcccagagggctcttccaacctggttgattctgtgattcatggaCAACCCCTTGCTGGCATCGCAGCCCTCCTCCCAGGACACGAGACGCTTTCTCCCCGCTGTTGGCCGGGGAGCATCGCTCGAGCCGCGGGCACACGCTGCGAGCGTGGCCCGAACCTCCGGCTCTGCGCGTCCCCGAAGGTCTCTCCGGGCTCCGGCCGGTGCTGCCGAAGtttttcctgcttccttcctGCTGTCGGCTGTAGCTTTGGCCTTTTGTACCACAGGTCCCAAATGTGTTTTCCACGGGGCGAGGGCGCAGCGGCGGACGGGAAGGGGATGTCCTCGGGTCCTGCTGCGCTCCTTGGCTTCGGCTCCGCTATTAAACTGGCCAGGTTTGGGACTGGGGCATGGAGTGGCCGGTGGCCAGGACAGTAAACGTCCCTGTCCTTCAAAACAGGCTGTGGGGCAGCACTGGTGACCCGGTCCCTCGCACGTTTTAACCTGTTAATAATGGCATAATTAATGTCTTTAATTGCAGCTAGATTAACTGTCCCGTAAGGGTCTTTCCGCCTGCATTCAGGCGATGCCTGAGCCCAAACAGTGACGCCAAACCCTAAtccaaaaaaataatactggATGTGTGTTTGGGGTAGGGCTGGAAGCCTTGGCACCGGGGGCACCGCGAcggcagcagctcagcagccgGTTCCTGATGTCCCATGCCCTCGGCTTGGGCACAAAACCCAAggtggggggttttggggagccCTCGGGGGCTGCCCGCTTTGGGGCTGAACCCGCTGTGAGTTCTGAGCTGGGCGTGTGGTGCCAGTGGGGCTTCCCAGGGGTGCGGGGTCAAACGGCACCAACGTCCCCCTGGCAGCTGGCCCAAGCGGGAAGTAGCTTGAGAGGCTTCGCCGTGTTTGTTTTGCAGTCGCAGCggctgggaaaggaaaataaaccttttatCTGCAAATAAATCGGGGGAATCGGGCCAGGCAGGGAGAGCCGAGACGGCAACGCTCTGCCGGGTTGGTTTGTGCCACCGCACACCGCGCTCGGGTCTTCTCCACCGCCGCGGTGTTTGGCCTCCTCTAGTACCAGCTCCTCCGTTGGGATGAGCTGTGGAGTCAGGATGGGGGGGGTCCCATCCTGGGACGGGTGCTGAATGGTGAGCACCCAAACCCCCCttggtgaagaatttcttctcagcaagggtcgttagccattggaaggggctgcccagggaggtggtggagtcaccatctctggaggggtttaagaaaagcctggacatggcacttcgtgccctggtctagttgacatggtggtgtcagggcaacggttggactcaatgatcccagagggctcttccaacctggttgattctgtgattctgtgtgatgtGGTCTTCTTGCCTCTCCTGATGGCCACCGGCCCTcctgggagagggggaggcTGGCATGGATCTGGTGACCCCAGAGTCCCTTCTGCTGCCATGACCGGGGTGGGACAAGTCTGTTACAGGGTGGCAAGTCctaaaaaaactttaaaatccTGCTTTTCCCTAATCCAGAAGACCCTGAAGGGGGGAAAATGCTCCTGCAAGACCTAACTCCTGTGGTGATCATTATTCACCCCATTTCCTGTCTATTGGCAGCTCCTCCCGTCCTTCCCCGCAATTAAATTCAGACCagagcctgcagcagggctggggggatgcCCTGGGTGTCCCCACCCTGGGGCCTCCAGCTGGACACCACCAGGCTGGGTGACAAGGTGCCAGTGCCACCTTGTGGCAGCTGCCTCAGAGTCCCCACACCACGGGCACCTGCTCCTTCGCCAGGGCACCTTGGCACCCCTGGGGCCAGAGCAGCCACGCTTGTCCCCTTGGGACCCACAGCTCTGGGCTGGTTGAGTGTCCCCTTGGGACTCATGGCTCCGGGCTGGCTGTTGTCCCCATGGGACCCACGGCTCTGGGTTGGCTGTTGTCCCCATGAGACCCATGGCTCCAGGCTGGCTGGTATGTCCTTGGGACCCACACCTCCAGGTTGGTTTGGTGTCGCCATGATGCCCACAGCTCTGGGCTGGCTGGTGTCCTTGGGACCCACACCTCCAGGTTGGTTTGGTGTCCCCATGATGGCCAAAGCTCCAGGCTGGCTGTTGTCCCCATGGGACTCATGGCTCCGGATCGGCTTCACAAACTCATCCTCAGCAGGGGGCTGTGTTGGGCTGCTGAGGATGTTTGGAGGCGTAAGGAAACAtggggatcacagaatcacagaatcaaccaggttggaagaaccctctgggatcatcgagtccaaccattgccctgacaccaccatggcaactagaccagggcactaagtgccacgtccagtcttttcttaaacacctccagagatggtgactccaccacctccctgggcagccccttgcaatggctaatgacccttgctgagaagaaatgcttcctgatgtccaacctgaacctcccctggtgaagcttgaggctgtgtcctcttgtcctattgctagttgcccaggagaagaggccgactcccactccactacaacctcccttcaggtagttgtagactgatACAGGAGGGAGGATGGATTTAGGAGCCTCCTGAAATGCGTTTGCTTCAGCTGATGAGGGAAGGATTTCGAGACTAATTAGGTGCTCATCCCAGAGCTCAGAGATTCCTCGTCAAAGCTGATGGGGCTCTGGCCTCgctccctgtgctgcagccccaggagcagaCGGTTTCTTGGAAACACTCATGGAGTTTGTTTTAACAGCAAGGAGATGAGCTTGGGGACACAGAGAGGAGAGCTGGGGAAGCGCTGGTCTCGTCTGAACCCCTAAATCCAACCGTGCAGATCCTAGCTGACTGCATTCGGGTTTTAGGGCTCCTGGGAGGCCaatttatttaagattttttccttGGCGTGCACCAAGGAGTCACGGGTGACATGATGTCTGTAGCACTTTGCCTGGTACTTGGAAAAGGATATCGAAATGTCGTGTGCAGGGGAAGTTCAGGCTGACCTTGGCTGAGCGAAGCCACAGTGGGATTGTTGGAGCGATGGGAATTGTGGAGGCCTTTTGCTGGGACCGCTTTGATGCTGGGCGTTTCGATAAGAAATGTGCCAGGTGAAAGGGTAGCGGTGCAGGGGCTGATAGCGATGGGATCGCCGAGCGATGCCAGCGGGTATCGGTGAGTGTTTAGCTAACGGCGAGAGGCGCCTCTGGCAGTCTGTggtgtactggttttggcagGTGAATATGCAGCACAGAGGGActgcagcactgccaaggccaccactaacccatgtccctcagcaccacatctacacggcttttaaatacctccagggatggggactccaccactgccctgggcagcctgtgccagtgcctgacaaccctttttGGGAAGACATTgtcctgatctccaatctaaacctcccctggcacaacttgaggccatttcctctcgtcctatcgcttgttacctgggagaagagaccgacaccccctcgctacaccctcctttcaggtagttgtagggagcgagaaggtctcccctcagcctccttttctccaggctaaacacccccaggtccctcagccgctcctcatcacacttgtgctccagacccttcaccaccttcgttgcccttctctggactctctccagcacctcaaggtctttcttgtaatGAGGGACCCAAAACACTTATTTGCAGGGTTTGCAGCCTGTGGTCGACAGCAGCTGCGATGGGGAAAGTTAATCTtgggaaacattaaaaaagaaaagagagggaaagggaatgTGCTCCCAGTTCATGGCAGGGCAGAGACGTGCTGCGTGAGCATCCCCTGCACTGCAGCAGACAGATGCCAGATGAGCATCCCCTGCACTGCAGCAGATGGATGCTGGACAAGCAGCTTCCATGTTGCAGCAGGAGGTTCCCCTGTGCTTCCCGGGGTAACTTCCCAGGCCCTTCTCACCCTCCCTGTCAGCTGCTCTTGCTGGTTATGCTCATTGTGCTGCTGGAGCACGCTGCGACCTGGAGTAGGCACTGCAGCACCATTTGGCTGATAGGTTTGGTGCATAGATGCCACTGGGTGAtgtttacacagaatcacagaatcaatgaggttggaagagccctctgggatcatcgagtccaaccattgccctgacaccaccatggcaactagacgagggcactaagtgccatgtccagtcttttcttaaacccctccagagatggtgactccaccacctccctgggcagccccttccaatggctaatgacccttgctgagaagaaatgcttcctaatgtccaacctgaacctcccctggccaagcttgaggctgtgtcctcttgtgctatcgctagttgcccgggagaagaggctgactcccacttcactacaacctcccttcaggtagttgtagactgtttATTTGCTAATTAAATGACTGTTAGCTACTAAGGAGTCCTAACGAACTCTAATTGTTCCACGCATAGAACTACAACTAAATGCTACAAAGCGAGGGGTGGAAGAGCTCGGGAGGGGGTTAAGGCCAGTTCATACATCAGTGGCAATCGCTGCCCACAAGAAATGGGACATGTCCTGGGTGCGCAGGTGCAAGGCCATGGGGTTCAGTGCTGTGGGTAgcttattgcagtctacaactacctgaagggaggttgtagggaagtgggagtcggcctcttctcccaggcaactagtgctaggacaagaggacacagcctcaagcttcgccaggggaggttcaggttggacattacacagaatcacagaatcacagaacgttagggattggaagggacctcgacagatcatctagtccaatccccctgccggagcaggattacctagaccatatcactcaggaacgcgtccaggcgggttttgaatgtctccagagaaggagactccacaacctctctgggcagcctgtgccagtgttcagtcaccctcactgtaaagaagtttttcctcatatttatgtggaacctcctgtgttccagcttgcacccattgccccttgtcctgtcaagggatgtcactgagaagagcctggctccatcctcatgacacttgtcatttacatatttataaacattaatgaggtcacccctcagtctcctcttctccaagctaaagagacccagctccctcagcctctcctcagtagggagatgttccacccccttaatcatcttcgtggctctgcgctggactctctctagcagttccctgtccttcttgaactgaggggcccagaactggacacaatattccagatgcggcctcaccagagcagagtagagggggaggagaacctctcttgacctgctgaccacaccccttctaatccaccccaggatgccattggccttcttggccacaagggcacactgctggctcatggtcatcctgctgtccactaggacccccaggttcctttcccctacgctgctctccaacaggtctgtccccaacttgtacattaggaagcatttcttctcagcaagggtcattagccattggaaggggctgcccagggaggtggtggagtcaccatctctggaggggtttaagaaaagcctggccatggcccttagtgccctggtctagttgccatggtggtgtcagggcaatggttggactcaatgatcccagagggctcttccaacctcattgattctgtgattctgtgattctgtatcgGATGAAAGCCCTGCGGCACAGCTCACAGCATCCTATGGAAACACGGGCGGCTTCAAGCCGTGATATTACTAATTCATTATTGCCCATCTTCCTCCGGAGGGAGAGCAGACGTGATGTCCTCCTGCAAGGTAACTCAACCAGCGCTGCTCGGAGATGGGGTTGGGCGTTCCCAGGGCTACCTTAAAAGGACTTGGATCTCTGGGCAGAGAagggactgagagcagccctgaggagaaggacttgggggtgatgggtgacgagaagctcaccatgagccggcaacgtgcgctggcagcccagaaagccaacggtgtcctgggctgcatccccagcagcgtggccagcagggcgagggaggggattctgcccctctgctctgctctgtgcagtgctgcgtccagctctggggccccaacagaaggacatggagctgttggagcgagtccagaggaggccacggagatgctcagagggctggagcccctctgctctggagacaggctgagagagctggggctgttcagcctggagaagagaaggctccggggagaccttctagcaccttccagtacctgaaggggctacaggaaagctggagaggggctttttacaagggcatggagtgacaggacgagggggaacggttttaaactgaaagaggggagatttagatgagatctgaggaagaaattctttcctgtgagggtggtgagagcctggcccaggttgcccagagaagctgtggctgccccctccctggcagtgttcaaggccaggttggatggggcttggagcaaactggtctggtggaaggtgtctctgcccgtggcagggggttggaactggatgggctttaaggtccctttcaacccaaaccagtctgtgattctatgattttctgcAAGGTGACGAGGTCATTATTACGGGAATGGGGCCACTCCCGGACACACAAGCTCTTCCTTCATGTCAGAAACCCTCAGTGTCTCAAACACATCCATTCCTTCTAAATACATCAGTTCCTCTCACCAAAGGTGCAGCCTGTTCCTACAACCTGCCTTGCTGTAGCCCTGCAGCATGACAGCTGGAGCAACACCGTTGTCCAGAGGGATGAGAGAAACAAAAGTGACTTAAACCAAAGAATCTGACCCGTTTGGAAGCTCTGCAGGAATTGCAagtcattttaaaagcttttttttaaagcatacaatggaaaaatgcagttttcaggAGACTTTGGCGTTCCAAGCCTCTAGGCAGAGCAGCATCTCCCTTCCCTGGGGTCTGGTACTGTGGTGGCCTGCATGTGCAACGGCGAGGCTGTCTGCGTATGCTCCCAAATTGGCACTGAGAGCTGCCAAATTAATTAGTGGAGGAGCC is a window of Nyctibius grandis isolate bNycGra1 chromosome 2, bNycGra1.pri, whole genome shotgun sequence DNA encoding:
- the KCNE3 gene encoding potassium voltage-gated channel subfamily E member 3, with product MVEDNRTETWHRSLQAVLNVLNQTLHGAVLCATDRPAITTAAARNASTRVGRPGRNDNAYMYILFVMTLFAATVGSLILGYTRSRKVDKRSDPYHVYIKNRVSMI